A DNA window from Bacteroidia bacterium contains the following coding sequences:
- a CDS encoding DUF2807 domain-containing protein, with protein MKKWILIMAGCASGIACAQGGTSTFTRVEATGAVTIVLSKSDSGFVKVECEDKEDAGKIIWSVADGMLKVNGAGKGSDCLVKVGLREISGISANGASVVKSDGNFVVKDVELTANGASKIKLKLTASGVVKTSATGASEISLSGTGETLNGDIGGASSLKAGEFEVQDATITTSGSSSARVMPRNVLTVNASGASSVKYTVEPKSINANVSGSANVKKTGDTGITQKDSNEVDLGGTKFRYKPKQNFHHWSGLDLGVSAYGDEAFGFGISDTNRSWDLNYGRSVHVGLNLGEYDFHIYKNYVNLVTGFGFEWNSYAFRNPVTMNPDSTFTTLWVDSGIEYEKNKLRTTGVTMPLLLEFNSHKKNSRSFHLAAGVTLQYIFKSKSLKEYVMNGYDVDVTRKDDYNINPFRYSATVRAGYGDFTLFANYALSELFEKNKGPELYPFSVGVRLVPF; from the coding sequence ATGAAAAAGTGGATACTAATTATGGCAGGCTGCGCTTCAGGCATTGCCTGCGCGCAAGGCGGAACCAGCACCTTCACCCGTGTTGAAGCGACCGGAGCAGTCACCATTGTACTGAGTAAGTCCGATTCCGGTTTTGTAAAAGTGGAATGCGAAGACAAAGAGGATGCCGGAAAAATTATCTGGTCCGTAGCCGACGGCATGCTGAAAGTGAACGGAGCAGGAAAGGGATCGGATTGCCTTGTGAAGGTCGGACTCAGGGAGATTTCGGGAATCAGTGCCAACGGAGCCTCTGTGGTGAAATCGGACGGCAATTTTGTGGTGAAAGATGTGGAACTTACCGCCAACGGCGCCTCGAAGATCAAACTTAAACTCACCGCTTCCGGCGTTGTCAAAACAAGCGCTACCGGAGCTTCAGAAATCTCGCTTTCGGGAACCGGCGAAACCCTTAACGGTGATATTGGCGGAGCATCCAGTTTAAAGGCAGGAGAATTTGAGGTGCAGGATGCTACCATTACCACAAGTGGATCCTCTTCGGCACGTGTGATGCCCAGAAATGTACTCACGGTGAATGCGTCAGGTGCCTCCTCGGTTAAGTATACGGTGGAACCGAAAAGCATAAATGCGAATGTTTCCGGTTCGGCCAACGTAAAAAAGACCGGCGATACCGGTATTACTCAGAAGGATTCCAACGAAGTGGACCTGGGCGGCACAAAATTTCGCTATAAGCCAAAGCAAAATTTTCATCACTGGTCAGGTTTGGATCTCGGCGTGAGCGCATATGGCGATGAAGCCTTCGGATTCGGGATCAGCGACACCAATCGCAGCTGGGATCTTAATTACGGCCGCTCCGTGCATGTGGGATTGAATCTGGGAGAGTACGATTTCCATATCTATAAGAACTATGTGAACCTGGTTACCGGCTTCGGCTTCGAGTGGAACAGTTATGCCTTTCGTAACCCGGTTACTATGAACCCCGACAGCACCTTCACCACACTGTGGGTGGATTCCGGAATCGAGTACGAGAAAAATAAACTTCGCACCACAGGAGTAACTATGCCGCTGCTTCTTGAATTCAATTCCCACAAAAAGAACAGCCGTTCCTTTCACCTGGCCGCAGGCGTAACACTGCAGTACATCTTTAAGAGCAAATCGCTGAAGGAGTATGTGATGAACGGATACGATGTGGACGTAACCCGAAAGGATGATTATAACATCAATCCCTTCCG
- a CDS encoding RNA polymerase sigma factor codes for MTVREFNECVDQHADGLYRFILKNIRDEEKAKDIVQDTYEKLWQKVSEVPATNAKSLMFTTAYRTMIDAIRRDKKLEFMEEAELPESAHQGQYSDLKQVLNAALQRLPEVQRSVVMLRDYEGYSYTEIGQIMSLSEQQVKVYIFRARKALKEMLGKIENLV; via the coding sequence ATGACAGTCCGGGAATTCAATGAATGTGTTGATCAGCATGCCGATGGCTTGTATCGCTTCATTCTGAAAAATATCCGGGATGAGGAAAAGGCGAAGGATATTGTGCAGGATACGTATGAAAAGCTCTGGCAAAAAGTTTCGGAAGTTCCCGCAACAAATGCCAAATCGTTAATGTTTACCACGGCATACAGAACGATGATAGACGCGATCAGGAGAGATAAGAAGCTGGAATTTATGGAGGAGGCGGAACTGCCGGAAAGCGCTCACCAGGGGCAGTATTCAGATCTGAAACAAGTACTGAATGCCGCGCTTCAACGTTTACCCGAAGTGCAACGGTCCGTGGTTATGTTGCGCGACTATGAAGGTTACAGCTATACGGAAATTGGCCAGATCATGTCCTTAAGTGAGCAACAGGTGAAGGTGTATATTTTTCGTGCGCGGAAAGCGCTTAAAGAAATGTTAGGTAAGATCGAAAACCTGGTATGA
- a CDS encoding T9SS type A sorting domain-containing protein, with the protein MSKTDTLGDGGILKLDSDGNALWAKAYYFYAGLYPSVIELPDSSIAFCGYLGAGPSSGAGQSGYYRIDSMGVVLGTSAFSDFSPNNQSANQIYCSKLDSSIYVVFTRRISKYSKSGTFIRAFDLAPQNNLYNLSLSEVVEDSTGSLYFCGTLLSNQSFATKDGIVLKSDTLFNLLFSNTYSLPNLSSFRKIHFSNNNLFVTGTEDSVINNYAPSIRPIIICMNLNGNVNWVKGINSTYWASESNSLISTGNKIRVLTTDYIPTSCNAWNTDISVVALDFSGNVLSSFSFGDCNENTGGAFEELRDGSLVIGTCSNNNFTWSSQVVFIKTDSTGSSPCFSIPTQPHWTSPRPVTVSPFSIQFTSNVPGPFWYLVDSSYLSTGNWCPTDGITENHLDLHLNVYPNPASHEINIIPSERFYFLSIYNGFGQCVKEMSVEYTGDIHIHIEDLAPGMYSVRAVAKQRAFTSRFIKE; encoded by the coding sequence ATGAGCAAAACCGATACGCTCGGAGATGGCGGAATTCTCAAACTAGATTCCGACGGAAATGCCCTCTGGGCAAAGGCTTATTATTTCTACGCGGGACTTTACCCAAGTGTCATTGAACTTCCGGATAGCAGCATTGCATTTTGCGGTTATTTGGGTGCGGGACCGAGTTCTGGCGCGGGTCAGTCGGGATATTACAGAATCGATTCCATGGGAGTGGTTCTAGGAACCTCGGCTTTTTCAGATTTTTCACCGAACAACCAGTCTGCCAATCAGATCTATTGCTCCAAATTAGATAGCTCTATCTATGTTGTTTTTACACGTAGAATTTCCAAGTATTCGAAATCAGGTACCTTCATCCGCGCCTTTGATCTGGCTCCCCAGAACAATCTTTATAATCTTTCTTTGTCGGAGGTGGTGGAAGATTCAACCGGATCCCTGTACTTCTGTGGCACATTGCTTTCGAATCAATCCTTTGCAACAAAGGATGGTATTGTGTTAAAATCAGACACTCTATTTAATTTGCTTTTTTCAAATACATATTCTTTGCCTAATCTTTCCAGCTTTCGAAAAATCCACTTTTCAAATAACAATTTATTTGTTACCGGAACCGAAGATTCCGTAATAAATAATTATGCCCCTTCGATCCGTCCAATAATCATTTGCATGAACCTGAATGGAAACGTGAACTGGGTCAAAGGCATAAATTCAACTTATTGGGCATCTGAATCAAACTCGTTGATCTCCACTGGAAACAAGATCCGGGTACTTACAACGGATTATATTCCTACTTCCTGTAATGCCTGGAATACGGATATATCTGTTGTTGCCCTTGACTTTTCAGGAAATGTTCTATCCTCATTCTCATTTGGAGACTGCAACGAAAACACCGGGGGTGCCTTTGAGGAGCTTCGGGATGGTTCGCTTGTGATCGGTACATGCTCCAATAACAATTTCACCTGGTCCTCTCAAGTGGTATTTATAAAAACAGATAGCACGGGATCCTCACCCTGTTTCTCCATTCCAACTCAACCTCACTGGACCTCTCCCCGGCCTGTTACAGTCTCACCTTTCTCCATTCAGTTTACTTCCAATGTACCGGGCCCGTTCTGGTATTTGGTTGACTCCTCTTACCTCTCTACGGGCAATTGGTGCCCGACAGACGGAATTACAGAAAACCACCTGGATCTACACCTGAATGTGTATCCCAATCCGGCATCCCATGAAATCAATATCATTCCCAGCGAGAGATTCTACTTCCTAAGTATTTACAATGGCTTTGGTCAATGTGTAAAAGAAATGTCTGTTGAATATACGGGTGATATACACATTCACATAGAGGATTTAGCCCCTGGAATGTACTCTGTCAGAGCCGTTGCAAAGCAAAGGGCGTTTACATCACGATTTATTAAAGAATAG
- the polA gene encoding DNA polymerase I, with product MSEKKLFLLDAFALIYRAYFAFSQNHRVNSKGLNTSAIFGFTNTLLDVIRREKPSHLAVVFDTAAPTFRHEEFKAYKAQREEIPEDIELAIPWVIKVIEGFNIPVIGVDGFEADDVIGTLAKEAERAGFKTFMMTPDKDYGQLVSDNIFIYKPPRGGGGPEVLGPREVCERWNIKRVDQVIEILGLMGDSVDNIPGVPGVGEKTAMSLIKDFDTIDGLYQNTDKLKGKLKEKVENNKELALQSRRLATIVTNVPVHFDEHALKLDPPDKEKLKEVFSELEFRNLAQKVLGSEFYGTESTQVPVDLFGNPIENSVTKSKESSVSAPGTVEAVPNDQLQTITDVKHQYHLADSEEKIAELIRVLKKANTYCFDTETTGLDFSVMELVGLAFSVKAHEGWYMPVSTDQKKAREQVHRFKEIFEDESKEMVGQNIKFDLAVLRLYGMSIKNRLFDTMLAHYLLRPDMRHGMDLLAETYLKYTPVSIEALIGKKGKGQLSMRDVPVEQVKEYASEDADITFQLKHVFEPLLKENTTGALLEKVETPLISVLSAMEGEGIKVDAEVLREYSAELGKDIEKVEADIYKAAGLKFNISSPKQVGEVLFEKLRLVENAKKTKTGQYATGEDILEKLRSKHEVIDQILTYRELLKLKNTYVDALPEMVNPKTGRIHTTFNQVVAVTGRLSSDNPNLQNIPIRTERGREIRKAFVPRDNDHVLLSADYSQIELRVMAHMSGDEGMIQAFQEGMDIHTATAAKVFHVKPEDVSSEMRRRSKMVNFGIIYGISAFGLAERLNISRTESKEIIDNYFQQYSRIKEYMDECIVNAKKKGFVETILGRRRYLPDINSGNATVRGFAERNAINAPIQGSAADMIKIAMINLHNVLNEKKFKSRLILQVHDELVFDVHKTEVEKIQPVVKSLMEGAIQLKVPVLVEMGTGENWLAAH from the coding sequence ATGAGCGAAAAGAAACTTTTTTTGCTGGATGCCTTCGCCCTGATCTATAGGGCTTATTTTGCATTTTCCCAGAACCACCGGGTGAATTCAAAAGGATTGAATACTTCGGCTATTTTCGGATTTACCAACACCTTATTGGATGTTATCCGCCGGGAAAAGCCTTCACACCTTGCGGTGGTTTTTGATACGGCCGCTCCTACCTTCCGCCACGAGGAATTCAAAGCTTATAAAGCCCAGCGTGAGGAAATCCCGGAGGATATTGAACTGGCTATTCCCTGGGTGATAAAAGTAATTGAAGGATTTAATATTCCGGTCATCGGAGTGGATGGCTTTGAAGCGGATGATGTCATTGGAACACTCGCGAAAGAAGCCGAAAGAGCGGGATTTAAGACTTTTATGATGACACCGGATAAGGATTACGGACAATTGGTGTCAGACAATATTTTTATTTACAAACCTCCCCGCGGAGGTGGTGGCCCGGAAGTACTCGGGCCCCGGGAAGTTTGTGAACGCTGGAACATTAAGAGAGTGGATCAGGTAATAGAGATACTGGGATTGATGGGCGATTCGGTGGATAATATTCCCGGAGTTCCCGGCGTGGGGGAGAAAACGGCGATGAGTCTGATCAAAGATTTTGATACCATTGATGGACTTTATCAGAATACGGATAAACTCAAAGGGAAGTTAAAAGAGAAAGTAGAGAACAACAAGGAGTTGGCTCTGCAGTCAAGACGATTGGCTACCATAGTTACAAATGTACCGGTGCATTTTGATGAGCATGCATTAAAACTTGATCCTCCTGACAAGGAGAAATTGAAGGAGGTGTTTTCCGAACTGGAGTTCAGAAATCTTGCTCAGAAAGTGCTGGGAAGTGAATTCTACGGAACGGAATCCACTCAGGTTCCTGTAGATCTCTTCGGAAACCCAATTGAGAACAGTGTTACTAAGAGCAAAGAAAGCAGTGTTTCTGCTCCGGGTACCGTAGAGGCAGTTCCCAATGATCAATTGCAAACCATTACTGATGTAAAGCACCAGTATCATTTGGCGGATTCCGAGGAAAAGATTGCTGAACTCATTCGTGTGTTGAAAAAAGCAAATACCTATTGTTTTGACACTGAAACAACCGGTCTGGATTTCTCTGTTATGGAACTGGTGGGATTGGCATTTTCCGTGAAAGCCCATGAAGGATGGTACATGCCGGTAAGTACTGATCAGAAGAAAGCCAGGGAACAGGTACACAGGTTTAAGGAGATCTTTGAAGATGAAAGCAAAGAGATGGTCGGACAGAATATAAAATTTGATCTGGCTGTACTCCGGTTATACGGAATGTCCATAAAAAACAGGTTGTTTGATACCATGTTGGCACATTATCTTCTCCGTCCGGATATGCGACACGGGATGGATCTCCTGGCTGAGACTTATTTGAAATATACACCGGTTTCCATTGAAGCATTAATCGGAAAAAAGGGTAAGGGGCAGCTTTCCATGAGGGATGTACCTGTTGAACAAGTGAAAGAGTATGCTTCAGAAGATGCGGATATCACATTTCAGTTGAAGCATGTCTTTGAACCCTTGTTGAAAGAAAACACTACCGGGGCACTCCTTGAAAAAGTGGAAACACCCTTGATCTCTGTGTTATCTGCTATGGAAGGTGAAGGAATTAAAGTAGATGCTGAGGTGTTAAGGGAATACAGTGCGGAACTGGGGAAGGATATAGAAAAAGTAGAGGCGGATATTTACAAAGCGGCCGGTCTGAAATTCAACATCTCTTCTCCCAAACAGGTTGGCGAAGTGCTTTTTGAAAAACTACGGTTGGTTGAGAATGCGAAGAAAACCAAGACAGGACAATACGCCACAGGAGAGGATATTCTGGAGAAGTTACGCAGTAAGCATGAAGTAATAGATCAGATTCTTACCTACCGGGAATTATTAAAGTTGAAGAATACCTATGTTGACGCACTTCCGGAAATGGTGAATCCTAAAACAGGAAGAATCCACACCACTTTCAACCAGGTAGTAGCTGTTACGGGTCGCTTAAGTTCAGATAACCCAAACCTTCAGAATATTCCCATCCGCACAGAACGCGGGAGAGAGATACGCAAGGCATTCGTGCCTCGCGACAATGATCATGTGTTGTTGTCAGCCGACTATTCCCAGATCGAATTGAGGGTAATGGCGCACATGAGCGGGGATGAGGGAATGATCCAGGCATTTCAGGAGGGAATGGATATTCACACAGCCACCGCCGCCAAAGTATTTCATGTAAAACCTGAAGATGTAAGTTCAGAGATGCGACGCAGGTCAAAAATGGTAAACTTTGGTATTATTTACGGGATCTCGGCATTCGGATTAGCGGAACGTCTCAATATTTCCCGCACGGAATCCAAGGAGATCATTGACAATTACTTTCAGCAGTATAGTCGCATCAAAGAGTATATGGATGAATGTATTGTGAATGCAAAAAAGAAGGGCTTTGTAGAAACGATTCTCGGGCGCAGAAGATACTTGCCGGACATCAATTCAGGGAATGCCACCGTACGTGGGTTCGCCGAGCGCAATGCGATCAACGCGCCCATCCAGGGTTCAGCGGCAGACATGATCAAGATCGCCATGATCAACCTGCATAACGTTTTGAATGAAAAGAAATTCAAGTCGCGCCTCATCCTCCAGGTGCATGATGAATTGGTTTTTGATGTGCACAAGACCGAAGTGGAGAAGATCCAACCGGTGGTGAAGTCTCTCATGGAAGGAGCCATCCAACTCAAAGTTCCTGTTTTAGTAGAAATGGGAACCGGAGAGAACTGGTTAGCAGCGCACTGA
- a CDS encoding M28 family peptidase: MGNQQVRSVFLLGIVLLLSACGPETDPVTPDPKHPDPVPYVAVAPPFNEDSAYRYIQQQVDFGPRVPLTISHEKCAAWLQKQLAAFGAVVKVHTGTVTAYNGKNIQLKNIVASFSPEKKKRILLAAHWDTRPMADRDTMNKEKPIDGANDGGSGVGVLLEIARQLGKTPAQVGIDILFFDMEDYGTEYCLGSEYWAKYPHSPGYTAAYGILLDMVGAKNAVFPVEGYSMQMASNVVHKVWETGHQLGYGEYFLWNELQAITDDHVHVNNIAGIPCIDIIHMDPNTGDFGPFHHRHSDNLAIIDKNTLKAVGQTVLEVVYAEKP, translated from the coding sequence ATGGGAAATCAACAAGTGAGGAGTGTTTTTCTTCTTGGCATCGTACTTCTTCTCAGTGCCTGCGGCCCGGAAACAGATCCGGTAACTCCGGATCCTAAGCATCCGGATCCTGTTCCATATGTAGCTGTGGCACCTCCCTTCAATGAAGACTCGGCGTACAGATATATTCAGCAGCAGGTTGATTTTGGTCCCAGAGTACCACTCACCATTTCTCATGAGAAATGTGCGGCATGGCTCCAGAAACAGCTGGCTGCTTTTGGCGCGGTGGTAAAGGTTCATACGGGAACTGTTACCGCATACAATGGAAAAAACATCCAACTAAAAAATATTGTGGCTTCGTTTTCTCCTGAAAAAAAGAAGAGAATTCTGCTGGCTGCACACTGGGATACCCGACCCATGGCTGACCGCGACACCATGAATAAAGAGAAGCCGATTGATGGCGCGAATGATGGAGGAAGCGGGGTGGGTGTATTGCTGGAAATTGCAAGGCAACTGGGGAAAACACCAGCACAGGTGGGAATCGATATCCTTTTTTTTGACATGGAGGATTATGGAACAGAATACTGCCTGGGTTCTGAATACTGGGCGAAGTACCCGCACAGCCCCGGTTATACGGCCGCCTATGGAATCCTGCTTGATATGGTGGGGGCAAAAAATGCCGTATTTCCTGTGGAAGGATATTCCATGCAAATGGCGTCAAACGTGGTTCACAAGGTATGGGAAACCGGACACCAGCTGGGATACGGGGAGTATTTCCTCTGGAACGAATTACAAGCCATTACCGATGATCATGTACATGTAAACAATATCGCCGGTATTCCCTGTATCGATATTATACATATGGACCCCAACACCGGCGACTTCGGCCCTTTTCACCACCGGCATTCCGATAACCTGGCTATTATTGATAAAAATACATTAAAAGCGGTTGGCCAAACTGTCCTTGAGGTGGTGTATGCTGAAAAGCCATGA
- a CDS encoding cysteine--tRNA ligase gives MEPKLLIYNTLSRKKEAFQPLHPPLVGLYVCGPTVYSDVHLGNCRTFISFDTIYRYLLHCGFKVRYVRNITDAGHLEGDRDEGEDKFARRAKLEQLEPMEIVQKYTLGFRDVMRAFNCLPPSIEPTATGHISEQIEMVKKILAEGLAYERNGTVYFDVEKYAQKHPYGELSNRKLEDLLEGTRELGGQDEKKGRLDFALWISAKPEHLMRWPSPWGWGFPGWHIECSAMSTKYLGEVFDIHGGGMDLIATHHTNEIAQSMACAHKRPVNYWMHTNMLTVNGVRMSKSAGNGFLPEELFSGSHPLLEKAYSPMAVRFFMMQTHYRSTLDFSNTALQASEKGFERLLNAVKTLDSLKPAPQSSFNAQEIRETAYSAMNDDFNTPVAMAALFEGVRSINGVKDGKETVSDGDLAMLKKLYQDFIFGIFGLKDDVLPGSGQQVVSGLMELILSIRAEARTKKDFSTSDKIRDALAAVGIAIKDSKDKAEWEINK, from the coding sequence ATGGAGCCTAAACTGCTTATTTATAACACGCTTTCCAGAAAAAAGGAAGCGTTTCAGCCGCTTCACCCTCCGCTGGTGGGGCTTTATGTCTGCGGCCCTACTGTTTACAGCGATGTTCATCTGGGGAACTGCAGAACGTTTATTTCCTTCGATACGATTTACCGCTACCTTCTTCATTGCGGGTTCAAAGTTCGCTATGTGCGTAATATCACCGATGCAGGACACCTGGAAGGAGACCGCGATGAGGGCGAAGATAAATTTGCACGTCGTGCAAAACTGGAACAACTTGAACCAATGGAGATCGTTCAGAAATATACTCTGGGATTCAGGGATGTGATGCGTGCATTTAATTGCCTGCCTCCTTCGATTGAACCCACCGCCACCGGTCATATCTCCGAGCAAATTGAAATGGTAAAAAAGATACTGGCCGAGGGACTTGCCTATGAGCGGAACGGAACCGTTTATTTTGATGTGGAAAAATATGCGCAGAAACATCCGTACGGCGAATTGTCTAACAGGAAACTGGAAGATCTCCTGGAAGGCACCCGTGAGCTCGGAGGACAGGACGAGAAAAAGGGGCGGTTGGATTTCGCGCTCTGGATCAGCGCCAAACCGGAACATCTCATGCGCTGGCCTTCTCCCTGGGGATGGGGATTTCCGGGCTGGCATATTGAATGCTCCGCCATGAGTACAAAATACCTCGGTGAGGTATTCGATATCCACGGTGGTGGAATGGATTTGATCGCCACTCATCATACCAATGAAATAGCGCAAAGTATGGCTTGCGCTCATAAAAGACCGGTGAACTACTGGATGCACACCAACATGCTTACCGTAAACGGTGTGCGCATGTCAAAATCTGCTGGAAACGGTTTTCTTCCGGAAGAATTATTCTCCGGATCTCACCCGCTCCTGGAAAAAGCCTATTCGCCGATGGCGGTCCGTTTTTTCATGATGCAAACGCACTACAGGAGCACCCTCGACTTTTCCAACACGGCACTGCAGGCTTCTGAAAAAGGATTTGAACGTTTACTGAATGCAGTGAAAACGCTGGATTCGCTGAAACCGGCACCTCAATCAAGTTTTAATGCACAGGAGATCCGCGAAACGGCGTATTCGGCCATGAACGACGATTTTAATACCCCGGTTGCTATGGCTGCTTTGTTTGAAGGGGTTCGAAGCATTAACGGAGTAAAGGATGGGAAGGAAACAGTCAGTGACGGAGATCTTGCCATGCTTAAAAAGCTATACCAGGATTTTATTTTCGGAATTTTTGGTCTCAAAGATGACGTGTTACCCGGGTCAGGACAACAGGTTGTGTCCGGCCTCATGGAACTTATTCTGTCAATCCGTGCGGAAGCCAGAACTAAAAAGGATTTCTCTACCTCAGATAAGATCAGAGACGCACTGGCAGCGGTGGGCATTGCCATTAAGGATTCTAAGGATAAGGCCGAATGGGAAATCAACAAGTGA
- a CDS encoding toxin-antitoxin system YwqK family antitoxin yields MKTSLLTGFFAVCLAAFAGDQNGTNYTDPATGWKQGHWVYTNEVKKLPNFPPTAKVEEGDYKDNRKTGIWVSYFPNGNKKSEITFDNNRAKGYAKVYYEDGKVMEEGNWENNRWTGDYKYFHPNGQLSYEFKYNNAGKREGKQTYYHENGEVLMSGEMKDGKEAGVWEEHYENGDLKSKKSFNDGAIDPTKTETFMPQTQIVDNTPDTPKDAPPAPKVDPKKDAPNRADLKIFDGNGYYKLYNLNKQLSKDGTFKNYKLINGKDYVYSKDGILVQIAVYKDGLYVGDAPIEEK; encoded by the coding sequence ATGAAAACATCCTTACTCACCGGCTTTTTTGCAGTTTGTTTAGCCGCATTTGCAGGCGACCAGAACGGGACCAATTATACGGATCCCGCTACCGGCTGGAAACAGGGTCACTGGGTGTACACTAACGAGGTTAAAAAGCTGCCAAACTTCCCGCCTACCGCTAAAGTGGAGGAAGGGGATTACAAAGACAACAGGAAAACAGGCATCTGGGTTTCTTATTTCCCGAACGGAAATAAAAAATCGGAGATCACTTTTGACAACAACCGTGCGAAAGGATACGCGAAGGTATATTATGAGGATGGCAAAGTGATGGAGGAAGGAAACTGGGAGAATAACCGCTGGACAGGAGATTATAAATACTTCCATCCCAACGGGCAGTTGTCGTATGAATTCAAGTATAACAACGCCGGGAAACGCGAGGGAAAGCAAACCTACTATCATGAAAATGGGGAGGTGTTGATGAGCGGGGAAATGAAGGACGGAAAGGAAGCCGGAGTGTGGGAAGAGCATTACGAGAACGGAGATCTCAAATCCAAGAAAAGTTTTAACGACGGAGCCATAGACCCTACCAAAACGGAGACCTTTATGCCTCAAACGCAGATCGTGGACAATACTCCCGATACTCCGAAGGATGCGCCTCCTGCCCCGAAAGTTGATCCCAAGAAAGATGCCCCCAACAGGGCTGATCTCAAGATCTTCGACGGAAACGGATACTATAAGCTGTATAACCTGAACAAACAGCTTTCCAAGGACGGAACATTTAAAAACTATAAGCTGATCAACGGAAAGGATTATGTTTACAGTAAGGATGGAATCCTGGTTCAGATCGCAGTGTACAAAGATGGCCTCTACGTTGGAGATGCTCCCATCGAGGAAAAGTAA
- a CDS encoding UbiX family flavin prenyltransferase: MKLVVAVTGASGAIYAKLLFGELLKRKKSFAAVDVVFSANARTVWEHELNNRDYEKIPFRVFSKTDFSAPFASGSAGYHALIVCPCSMGTLGRIASGVSDDLITRAADVMLKERKKLILVPRETPYNLIHIRNMETVTLSGGIICPASPSFYSGPGTFDELGMTVISRIFSLLGMEQGGYKWGD; the protein is encoded by the coding sequence ATGAAGCTCGTTGTGGCTGTTACCGGCGCCAGTGGTGCCATTTATGCAAAACTACTTTTCGGTGAACTCCTCAAAAGGAAAAAGAGTTTCGCTGCAGTGGATGTTGTTTTTTCCGCCAATGCCCGAACCGTTTGGGAACATGAACTCAATAACAGAGATTATGAGAAGATACCTTTCCGGGTTTTTTCAAAAACAGATTTCTCTGCACCGTTCGCGTCCGGCTCCGCCGGTTATCATGCACTGATCGTGTGCCCTTGTTCTATGGGAACACTGGGGCGAATCGCATCCGGAGTCTCCGATGACCTTATCACACGTGCCGCAGATGTAATGCTCAAGGAGAGAAAAAAACTCATCCTTGTACCCAGAGAAACTCCCTACAATCTGATTCATATAAGGAACATGGAAACCGTAACGCTGAGTGGTGGAATCATCTGCCCGGCCAGTCCTTCCTTTTACTCGGGTCCGGGTACATTTGATGAACTTGGAATGACAGTTATATCACGCATTTTCAGTCTTTTAGGTATGGAGCAAGGGGGCTATAAGTGGGGGGATTAA
- a CDS encoding outer membrane beta-barrel protein: MARSAVVFYPAGLYRRLRAGSVRSFLLFFSLLNFYGASSQVKFSSGVIAGITATQYDGDSHAGYNKLGFTGGFFTCLDLNARWKTGFEILYFQKGARKYPVPAKGDFTQYALSLDYAEIPLFLRWEQKMILAEAGVSIGFLVREKEILNEVDITGQRPFGATDVSFFAGAGWKWLESWEVALRYGYSILPVRPHASGAVHYFNRGEYNNTLCLRIRYTFGKKKDTP; encoded by the coding sequence ATGGCACGCAGCGCTGTTGTATTTTATCCTGCCGGCCTGTACCGCCGGTTGCGCGCGGGTTCTGTCAGATCTTTTTTGTTGTTTTTTTCCCTGCTGAATTTTTACGGTGCCTCTTCGCAAGTTAAATTTTCCTCCGGTGTGATTGCGGGAATCACGGCCACTCAGTACGATGGCGATTCGCATGCCGGTTACAATAAACTTGGATTTACCGGGGGTTTTTTCACATGCCTTGATCTCAATGCCCGATGGAAAACAGGATTTGAGATTCTCTATTTTCAAAAAGGAGCCCGGAAATATCCAGTGCCCGCAAAGGGTGATTTTACACAGTACGCACTTTCTCTCGATTATGCTGAAATCCCCCTGTTTCTCCGGTGGGAACAAAAGATGATCCTGGCAGAAGCCGGTGTGAGCATCGGCTTTCTGGTGCGTGAAAAGGAAATACTCAATGAAGTGGATATTACCGGACAACGCCCTTTCGGCGCCACCGATGTAAGCTTCTTTGCAGGCGCAGGATGGAAGTGGCTTGAATCATGGGAGGTTGCCTTGCGTTATGGTTATTCCATCCTGCCCGTTCGTCCGCACGCTTCGGGTGCCGTACATTACTTCAACAGGGGAGAGTACAACAACACACTCTGCCTCCGGATTCGTTACACTTTTGGAAAGAAAAAGGATACTCCATGA